In a genomic window of Bacteroidales bacterium:
- the mrdA gene encoding penicillin-binding protein 2: MKKTLESRKFVFFTLFFIVGLAFIIKLFLLQVIQVQYKLSADNNVLRYVTQYPPRGVVFDRNGELMVYNEAAYDLLIVPKLVTAFDTLEFCRLLDISVEEVRQNIRKARNYSMFKPSIFLEQLSKEDFGYLDEVLFKFPGFFVQLRTIRKYDSPTAAHVLGYIGEVNNRDIERDPYYKMGDYIGMSGLEKSYESILRGKKGIKIKLVDVHNREMGSYQDGKYDSAAVAGKNVTISIDAELQAYGEKLMRFKRGSIVAIEPSTGEILVMVSSPSYDPNLLVGRVRSKNFAKLNQDTLKPLFNRAMQAQYPPGSTFKTLNTLIGLQEGVLHTYTRYMCHGVSTSPIPCSHNHPAPLDLLHAIEQSCNPYFWQVYKSILDQNKFHTMQESYNYWRDLVTSFGVGTILESDVVDQANGNLPKDTYYDKYYGKTGWRAMTIRSLAIGQGEVEETPLQMANIVATIANRGYYHPPHLLKAVEGDVQAAAKFEKKIYPKIASEYYQTLIDGMELVYEGGGARWYKIDSVECCGKTGTSQNPHGKNHAVFIAFAPKDNPKIAIACVVENSGYGATWAAPIASLIMEKYLKGEVKQKATEERMLNAYLLGPQ, from the coding sequence ATGAAAAAAACTTTGGAAAGCAGGAAATTTGTTTTCTTCACCCTCTTTTTTATTGTGGGGCTGGCATTTATCATCAAACTATTTCTGCTCCAGGTTATCCAGGTCCAATACAAACTTTCGGCAGATAATAACGTTCTCCGTTATGTTACGCAGTATCCTCCAAGGGGAGTTGTTTTCGACAGGAATGGCGAGCTAATGGTTTACAATGAAGCCGCTTATGATCTGCTGATCGTACCCAAACTGGTGACAGCTTTTGATACGCTTGAATTTTGCCGGCTGCTGGATATTTCGGTTGAAGAGGTCAGGCAAAATATCAGGAAAGCCCGTAATTATTCGATGTTTAAACCATCCATCTTTCTTGAGCAATTATCAAAAGAAGATTTTGGATACCTGGATGAAGTTCTTTTTAAATTTCCCGGTTTTTTTGTGCAATTGCGGACTATCAGAAAGTATGATTCACCCACTGCGGCGCATGTTCTGGGTTATATAGGCGAAGTGAATAACAGGGACATTGAGCGGGATCCTTATTACAAAATGGGCGACTATATCGGTATGAGCGGGCTTGAGAAATCTTATGAAAGCATACTCAGGGGAAAAAAGGGGATCAAGATCAAACTGGTGGATGTACATAACCGTGAAATGGGCAGTTACCAGGATGGGAAATATGATAGTGCCGCCGTAGCGGGGAAAAATGTTACCATATCCATAGATGCTGAGCTCCAGGCTTACGGGGAAAAGTTAATGCGTTTTAAAAGAGGCAGTATTGTTGCCATCGAGCCTTCGACGGGCGAGATTCTTGTCATGGTATCCAGCCCTTCCTACGATCCTAACCTGTTGGTTGGCCGGGTCCGTTCAAAGAATTTTGCAAAGCTGAACCAGGATACGCTTAAGCCTCTTTTCAACAGGGCGATGCAGGCGCAATATCCCCCCGGATCAACCTTTAAAACCCTGAACACCCTGATTGGTTTGCAGGAAGGTGTCCTTCATACCTACACGCGTTATATGTGCCATGGCGTCAGCACCTCACCAATCCCATGCAGCCACAACCATCCGGCGCCACTTGATCTCCTGCATGCTATCGAGCAATCATGCAATCCTTACTTCTGGCAGGTTTATAAGTCCATCCTTGATCAGAATAAATTCCACACGATGCAGGAAAGTTATAATTACTGGCGTGACCTGGTGACGAGTTTTGGAGTTGGCACTATCCTGGAAAGCGATGTTGTCGACCAGGCAAATGGTAACCTTCCTAAAGACACTTATTATGATAAATATTATGGAAAGACTGGCTGGAGGGCTATGACAATACGGTCACTTGCGATTGGCCAGGGAGAAGTGGAAGAGACCCCGCTGCAGATGGCAAATATAGTTGCTACCATAGCCAACAGAGGGTATTATCATCCGCCTCATTTATTGAAAGCTGTAGAAGGTGATGTTCAGGCTGCCGCAAAGTTTGAAAAGAAGATCTATCCTAAAATAGCTTCAGAGTATTATCAGACACTGATTGATGGAATGGAATTGGTTTATGAGGGTGGCGGAGCAAGATGGTACAAGATCGACAGTGTGGAGTGTTGTGGTAAAACCGGGACATCGCAGAATCCGCACGGAAAAAATCACGCGGTTTTTATTGCTTTTGCCCCTAAAGATAATCCTAAAATAGCCATTGCCTGCGTTGTAGAAAATTCAGGCTACGGAGCTACCTGGGCTGCGCCTATTGCAAGCCTGATCATGGAAAAATATCTTAAAGGAGAGGTAAAACAAAAGGCAACCGAGGAACGGATGTTAAATGCTTATTTATTAGGCCCCCAATGA
- the rodA gene encoding rod shape-determining protein RodA — translation MTRERNIYGKIDWITVWLYIILVLMGWVSVYSSVYDETHSSILDISQRYGKQMIWILAGGVIAFMIMLIDAKVYNAFAYIIYALSILILLAVLSIGTEISGSKSWFQIGGVALQPAEFAKFATCLALARYLSSYATDFNRLRAKIISTLIIFTPGILILFQNDTGSAIVYIALILVLYREGLSGYFLISGVIAVVLFIMTLLINQYIMTIVLTVLAVLVYYNNRFLRRRWWIIIIVWLASVGFVYTVDYVFDNLLEEHQKTRISVLLGTETDPKGAGYNVNQSKIAIGSGGLIGKGFLQGTQTKYNFVPEQSTDFIFCTVGEEWGFVGSSVVVVLFVFLLYRLVKMAERQRSDFSRIYGYGVISILFFHFLVNIGMTIGLVPVIGIPLPFFSYGGSSLWAFTILLFIFIKLDANRLALF, via the coding sequence ATGACAAGGGAAAGAAACATATACGGGAAGATTGACTGGATCACGGTATGGCTTTATATCATCCTGGTCCTGATGGGATGGGTGAGTGTCTATTCCTCTGTTTATGATGAAACACACAGCAGTATCCTGGATATATCACAGCGTTATGGCAAGCAAATGATCTGGATCCTGGCCGGCGGAGTAATTGCTTTCATGATCATGCTGATTGATGCGAAGGTTTACAATGCTTTTGCTTATATCATATATGCCCTGTCAATTTTAATTTTGTTGGCCGTTTTAAGTATAGGCACTGAAATTTCAGGTTCCAAGTCATGGTTTCAAATCGGAGGTGTTGCCTTACAGCCGGCTGAGTTTGCCAAATTTGCTACCTGCCTGGCACTGGCCAGGTATCTCAGCTCTTACGCAACCGACTTTAACAGGCTTCGGGCCAAGATAATTTCCACCCTTATCATTTTCACTCCCGGCATTCTCATTTTATTTCAGAATGACACCGGATCCGCGATAGTTTATATCGCTTTAATCCTGGTTTTGTACAGGGAGGGCCTTTCAGGCTATTTCCTTATTTCCGGGGTTATTGCTGTGGTCCTATTCATTATGACCCTCTTGATCAACCAGTATATCATGACTATAGTCCTGACTGTGCTGGCTGTCCTGGTTTATTATAATAACAGGTTCCTCCGGAGAAGATGGTGGATTATTATAATTGTATGGTTGGCTTCCGTAGGATTTGTATATACAGTGGATTATGTTTTTGATAATTTATTGGAAGAGCATCAGAAAACCAGGATAAGTGTCCTGCTGGGTACAGAAACGGATCCTAAGGGAGCCGGTTACAATGTTAACCAGTCGAAAATTGCCATTGGCTCAGGAGGGTTGATCGGCAAGGGCTTTTTACAGGGAACCCAGACCAAGTATAATTTCGTGCCGGAACAAAGCACGGATTTCATTTTCTGCACGGTGGGTGAGGAGTGGGGTTTTGTCGGGAGTTCCGTAGTTGTTGTCCTTTTCGTGTTCCTGCTTTACAGGCTGGTGAAGATGGCCGAGCGACAACGCTCGGATTTCAGCCGGATTTACGGCTATGGGGTCATATCTATCCTGTTCTTTCATTTCCTGGTCAATATAGGAATGACCATCGGACTGGTTCCGGTGATAGGGATACCTTTGCCATTTTTCAGCTATGGAGGCTCTTCACTATGGGCATTTACTATCCTGCTTTTCATTTTCATCAAGCTGGATGCAAACCGCCTGGCACTGTTTTAA
- a CDS encoding peptidylprolyl isomerase, whose protein sequence is MAVIGTIRKHSALAVILVGVAIGAFIVSDLFTGKRGGRNSLPPLGSIAGEEITVADYNRRVDDNIEMQRTNQNKENLTVQETFDIRQSTWTQYLNEIIMGKEYERLGINVTTEELYDLVQGPRPHNLIRQYFQDPNTKQYSPQMVINFLQNLDNMKPEVKKQWLNLEKYIKEDRLTQKYQALVAKGYYMPEAFASMDYLSKKKNAEIRYVAIRYTTLKDEDVVLTDKDYEAYYEKNKHLYEQEPSRDLDYVIFEVLPSAEDRTLTRESVYQIYDDFRNTSDYITFVNSTSDKRYDSTWFKKGQLPVTIDSLLFSSPVGTFVSPYEENNAWHMARLMDMQARPDSMKAEHILIAYQGAYKAAETITRTKEQAGRLADSLLNVLNADKTKIQVLAYQLSDDGSAKENNGDLGWFADGNMIGPFNEAVLKGNVGDIVKVETVFGFHVIKITGKKDPVTKIRAAVIDRSLVPSSKTFQDVYTQASSFAGENNTMAKFETAVTDQGLNKRSATYLREMGNSIPGIDYPREIVRWAYYEGIKLGEVSPVFDVGGSYVVAVLTNIREKGAIPLEQMKENIKTFVLNEKKASMIKEKIKSTGSSDIYQIARDFNAKVDTNLTLTFSSRNIPGFGSEFQVIGEVFAMNEGDQSEPIQGNGAVFVVKVDRFYEPPQVANYNLYRDQLISTFRSRMNANPMFSALQKKAKIEDNRLLFF, encoded by the coding sequence ATGGCAGTAATTGGAACTATTCGTAAACATTCGGCATTGGCCGTTATCCTCGTTGGTGTGGCAATTGGAGCATTCATTGTCAGTGACTTGTTCACCGGAAAAAGAGGAGGAAGAAATAGTCTTCCGCCCTTGGGATCAATAGCTGGGGAAGAAATCACCGTTGCAGATTATAACCGCCGGGTTGATGATAATATAGAAATGCAACGTACCAATCAGAATAAAGAAAACCTCACCGTGCAGGAAACTTTCGATATCAGGCAAAGCACCTGGACCCAGTACCTGAATGAAATTATAATGGGAAAGGAATATGAGCGGCTGGGAATTAACGTTACTACTGAGGAGCTTTATGACCTCGTCCAAGGCCCCCGTCCTCACAACCTGATAAGGCAATATTTCCAGGACCCAAATACCAAGCAATACAGCCCCCAGATGGTCATCAACTTCCTTCAAAACCTGGATAATATGAAACCGGAGGTGAAGAAGCAATGGCTTAACCTCGAAAAATATATTAAAGAAGACCGTCTGACTCAAAAATATCAGGCACTGGTTGCTAAAGGTTACTATATGCCGGAAGCTTTTGCAAGTATGGATTATTTAAGCAAAAAAAAGAATGCTGAAATCCGTTATGTTGCCATTCGCTATACAACCTTGAAAGACGAGGATGTGGTTTTGACCGACAAAGATTATGAGGCTTATTATGAAAAAAATAAGCACCTGTATGAGCAGGAACCCTCCAGGGATCTCGATTATGTGATCTTTGAAGTCCTCCCTTCGGCTGAAGACCGCACCTTGACCCGGGAATCAGTTTACCAGATCTATGATGATTTCCGCAATACATCTGATTATATAACTTTTGTCAATTCCACTTCTGATAAGCGCTACGATAGCACATGGTTCAAAAAGGGCCAGTTGCCTGTTACGATCGATTCCCTCCTCTTCTCTTCACCGGTCGGAACCTTTGTTTCTCCTTATGAAGAGAATAATGCCTGGCACATGGCCCGGTTGATGGATATGCAAGCGCGCCCGGATTCTATGAAAGCGGAACATATACTGATTGCTTACCAGGGAGCTTACAAGGCCGCGGAAACGATAACCCGGACGAAGGAACAGGCAGGAAGACTAGCTGATAGCCTCCTGAATGTGTTGAATGCTGATAAAACCAAAATTCAGGTCCTCGCCTACCAGCTCTCTGACGATGGCTCAGCAAAAGAAAATAATGGCGACCTGGGCTGGTTTGCCGATGGAAATATGATTGGTCCGTTCAATGAAGCGGTCCTTAAAGGAAATGTGGGAGATATTGTTAAAGTCGAAACCGTTTTCGGTTTTCATGTCATTAAGATCACTGGTAAAAAAGATCCGGTAACTAAAATCAGGGCGGCTGTCATCGACCGTTCTCTTGTTCCAAGCAGCAAAACCTTCCAGGATGTCTATACCCAGGCCAGCTCTTTTGCAGGAGAAAATAATACCATGGCAAAGTTTGAAACTGCTGTGACCGATCAGGGTTTAAACAAGCGTTCTGCGACCTACCTGAGGGAAATGGGAAACAGCATCCCTGGCATCGACTACCCGCGTGAAATTGTCCGCTGGGCTTACTATGAAGGCATTAAACTCGGCGAAGTTTCCCCGGTGTTTGATGTGGGTGGATCCTATGTTGTTGCCGTCCTGACCAACATTCGCGAAAAAGGCGCCATCCCTCTTGAACAAATGAAGGAAAACATAAAGACTTTCGTGCTTAACGAGAAGAAAGCTTCCATGATCAAAGAAAAGATCAAGAGTACCGGGAGCAGCGACATCTACCAGATCGCCCGTGACTTTAACGCTAAAGTCGATACGAATCTGACCCTGACATTCTCTTCACGGAATATTCCGGGCTTTGGAAGTGAATTCCAGGTCATAGGGGAAGTTTTTGCAATGAATGAAGGAGACCAATCTGAGCCCATCCAGGGTAACGGTGCGGTATTTGTAGTGAAAGTCGACCGCTTCTATGAACCTCCCCAGGTTGCCAATTATAATCTCTACCGTGATCAACTGATCTCGACTTTCCGTTCCCGTATGAATGCAAATCCGATGTTCTCGGCATTGCAGAAGAAAGCGAAGATCGAGGATAACCGTTTGCTATTCTTTTAA
- a CDS encoding hemolysin family protein, with product MNNTAAIIITLALSAFFSGMEIAFITSNKLKVELDKGKGLLTARIMSAFYRDPSRLIGTLLLGNNIALVIYGIAMANVLEPLFLSLLPEYFHSGLMILLLQTILATLIILILAEFLPKVLFRINANAIITFFAVPLWIIYYFLYPVVYLFTSASQIILQRLLKIRFTRQEPVFTIVDLDQYINELAKNEEQLEDVQQEIQMFQNMIDFRKVKLRETMVPRNEMIAIEESEAVGDLKNTFITHGLSRIPVYSETIDNIIGYAHSFDMFKNPHDIKSIIKPILYIPETMPANIALTKFIREKKNIAVVVDEFGGTSGMVTMEDIMEEIFGEIEDEFDAEEMIEKLVQPGEFIFSARLEIDYLNDKYKLGLPESEEYETLAGLIIHDHESIPAEGESILNKPFRFDILQATEARIQLVRLTIEEE from the coding sequence ATGAACAACACGGCAGCCATAATTATTACACTTGCTCTTTCGGCTTTCTTTTCGGGTATGGAAATCGCCTTTATCACTTCTAATAAGCTGAAAGTTGAACTGGACAAAGGAAAAGGGCTGCTGACCGCACGGATTATGTCTGCTTTCTATCGCGATCCTTCCCGCCTTATTGGTACTTTGTTGCTGGGCAATAATATAGCTTTGGTAATTTATGGCATCGCGATGGCCAATGTACTCGAACCCCTCTTCCTGTCTTTACTGCCGGAATACTTCCACTCAGGACTTATGATCCTGTTACTCCAGACTATCCTGGCTACCCTGATCATTCTTATTCTGGCTGAATTCCTTCCTAAAGTGCTTTTCCGGATCAATGCCAACGCGATCATTACTTTCTTCGCCGTTCCTCTTTGGATTATATATTACTTCCTGTATCCCGTTGTCTATCTTTTTACCAGTGCTTCTCAGATTATCCTGCAACGATTGCTGAAAATAAGGTTCACCAGGCAAGAGCCGGTATTTACAATCGTCGATCTGGACCAGTATATCAATGAACTGGCTAAAAATGAAGAGCAACTGGAAGATGTGCAGCAGGAAATCCAGATGTTCCAGAATATGATCGATTTCCGCAAAGTGAAACTCCGTGAAACCATGGTCCCGCGCAATGAAATGATAGCAATCGAGGAGTCAGAGGCTGTCGGGGACCTGAAGAACACCTTCATTACCCATGGCCTTTCAAGAATACCGGTTTACAGCGAAACCATTGACAATATTATCGGCTATGCGCACTCTTTCGATATGTTTAAAAATCCTCATGATATCAAATCCATCATAAAACCAATACTTTATATTCCGGAGACCATGCCGGCCAATATAGCCCTGACAAAATTCATCCGTGAAAAGAAAAATATTGCTGTTGTCGTTGATGAATTCGGCGGAACCAGCGGAATGGTGACGATGGAAGATATCATGGAAGAAATTTTCGGGGAAATCGAAGATGAATTTGATGCCGAAGAGATGATAGAAAAGCTTGTTCAACCCGGAGAATTTATTTTTTCAGCCCGTCTTGAGATCGATTATTTAAACGATAAATATAAGCTGGGACTACCTGAGTCAGAAGAATATGAAACCCTTGCCGGGCTGATCATCCACGACCATGAAAGTATCCCGGCCGAAGGGGAATCCATTCTGAATAAGCCTTTCAGGTTCGATATCCTCCAGGCAACTGAAGCGCGCATCCAACTGGTAAGGCTGACGATCGAGGAGGAATGA
- the lptC gene encoding LPS export ABC transporter periplasmic protein LptC has product MKTLSLFREKAITFFISGIIAVVLISTILPSCKNDVQTVLSLDVVDTLPEMTARDIEILYSEKARVQIKLVSPYLVNKTAEEPLLLFPEGFTVFFYDSAMNLRTIITADYGISYEKKKLIEARHNVVVENLGKEEKLNTEELFWDRDKGLIYSNKFVKITSGGQVYTGDGLTSYHPFDELEVRNPKGLIEIKEEPAK; this is encoded by the coding sequence TTGAAAACTTTATCTCTTTTTAGGGAGAAAGCCATAACATTTTTTATTTCCGGAATTATCGCAGTTGTCTTGATCAGCACGATTCTTCCTTCATGTAAAAATGATGTGCAAACGGTCCTTTCCCTGGATGTGGTCGATACGTTACCGGAAATGACCGCCAGGGATATTGAAATCCTTTATAGCGAAAAAGCCAGGGTTCAGATTAAACTCGTCAGCCCTTACCTGGTCAACAAAACGGCAGAGGAACCCCTGCTCTTATTCCCTGAGGGTTTCACCGTATTTTTTTATGATTCCGCGATGAACCTCAGGACGATAATAACCGCAGATTATGGTATTTCATATGAGAAAAAGAAACTCATAGAAGCCAGGCACAATGTCGTGGTGGAAAACTTAGGAAAAGAAGAAAAACTAAATACGGAAGAGCTTTTCTGGGACAGGGACAAAGGGCTCATTTACTCGAATAAATTTGTCAAGATCACCAGCGGAGGGCAGGTGTATACCGGTGATGGGCTGACATCCTACCACCCATTTGATGAACTCGAGGTCAGAAATCCAAAAGGATTGATTGAAATCAAAGAGGAGCCGGCAAAATGA
- a CDS encoding type III pantothenate kinase yields the protein MNKKLIIDFGNTLQKLAVFDGKNLLLKELFQDLKPDTLINFIEKNGPFQGIILSSVSNHPLALEKILSRSGKFILLNSQTPIPIKNLYQTPESLGKDRIAAVTGAWSLFPGHNILAIDAGTCITYDILTKNCEYLGGGISPGIRMRFTAMHTFTGKLPLIEPDDFDGLIGRSTRESLLSGVYNGVTAEIREHIRLYHDKFDELTVIITGGDHQFLHNKLKINIFAVPDLVLLGLNEIFDYNDHAS from the coding sequence GTGAACAAAAAATTAATCATCGACTTCGGGAATACCCTTCAAAAACTGGCAGTTTTCGACGGTAAGAATTTGCTTCTGAAAGAATTATTCCAGGACCTGAAGCCGGATACCTTAATTAATTTCATTGAAAAAAACGGCCCTTTCCAGGGGATTATCCTTTCGTCTGTATCAAATCATCCTTTGGCGCTGGAAAAAATTCTCTCCCGATCGGGTAAATTTATCCTGCTGAATTCGCAGACGCCTATCCCAATAAAAAACCTCTACCAGACCCCTGAGAGTTTGGGCAAGGACAGGATTGCCGCTGTTACCGGTGCCTGGTCGCTGTTCCCGGGTCATAATATACTTGCCATTGATGCCGGGACCTGCATCACTTATGATATTCTTACCAAAAACTGCGAATACCTTGGCGGTGGAATATCACCGGGAATCCGCATGCGCTTTACGGCCATGCATACTTTCACCGGAAAATTACCGTTAATTGAACCAGATGACTTTGATGGGCTTATAGGGCGTTCAACCCGTGAGTCATTACTTTCAGGTGTTTATAACGGTGTGACTGCTGAGATCAGGGAACATATCAGGCTATATCATGATAAATTTGATGAATTAACGGTCATTATTACAGGCGGCGATCATCAATTCTTGCACAATAAACTAAAAATTAACATCTTTGCAGTCCCCGATCTCGTACTGCTCGGATTGAACGAAATATTTGATTATAATGATCATGCAAGCTAA